A region from the Manihot esculenta cultivar AM560-2 chromosome 13, M.esculenta_v8, whole genome shotgun sequence genome encodes:
- the LOC110629753 gene encoding zinc finger CCCH domain-containing protein 2, which produces MSTICADQHKLYHSHQLFSSSSSKKTFKDLDIPPRKQHLTKKSLQESPDTMSTNCSNLQKFLPFNDAINGDHDHDYAHAHAYGKVADGDLDPYSSDHFRMFEFKVRRCTRSRSHDWTDCPFAHPGEKARRRDPRKYHYSGEVCPEFRRGACNRGDACEFAHGVFECWLHPSRYRTEACKDGKNCKRKVCFFAHSPRQLRILPEVSCHAVKYDKSLILPCSSVNHGHCCCFACHSVISSPTSTLLGMSHMSPPLSPSLSPPLSPVKQQSISGLSPISRYNDRLSKLRSGFMSYKDVLTELMEAMNFNDEAPASSPISFSAANNRKTNSTPWMDSSSSFNGEDYHHQQQLILSPSTPNPRGSRNFLSGDCSSKGFNIDEQMNNNDDNKNGGGDPDLGWVNELLM; this is translated from the coding sequence ACACAAGCTTTACCACTCCCACcaactcttctcttcttcttcctccaagAAAACCTTCAAAGACCTTGATATCCCTCCCAGAAAACAACACCTCACCAAGAAATCCCTCCAAGAATCTCCTGATACTATGTCCACTAATTGCTCAAATCTCCAAAAGTTCCTGCCTTTTAATGACGCCATTAATGGTGATCATGATCATGATTATGCTCATGCTCATGCTTATGGCAAGGTGGCTGATGGGGATTTGGATCCTTACTCTTCTGATCATTTCCGGATGTTTGAGTTTAAGGTTCGCCGCTGCACTCGTAGCCGTAGTCATGACTGGACTGACTGCCCTTTTGCCCATCCTGGTGAAAAGGCTCGCCGGAGAGACCCTAGGAAGTATCACTACTCCGGTGAAGTTTGTCCTGAGTTTAGACGCGGCGCTTGCAACCGCGGAGATGCCTGTGAGTTTGCTCATGGTGTTTTTGAGTGCTGGCTTCACCCTTCTCGTTATAGAACTGAAGCTTGCAAGGACGGTAAGAACTGCAAGCGAAAGGTTTGTTTTTTCGCTCACTCTCCTCGTCAACTTCGTATTCTTCCCGAGGTTTCTTGTCATGCTGTGAAATACGATAAAAGCTTGATCTTACCTTGTTCTTCTGTTAACCATGGTCATTGCTGCTGCTTCGCTTGTCATTCTGTGATTTCTTCTCCTACTTCTACTTTACTGGGTATGTCCCATATGTCGCCGCCATTGTCTCCGTCGTTATCACCGCCTCTATCACCGGTGAAACAGCAGTCAATAAGTGGGTTGTCTCCAATTTCTCGATACAATGATCGTTTGAGCAAGCTTAGGTCTGGATTTATGAGCTATAAAGACGTTCTTACAGAGCTAATGGAGGCCATGAATTTTAATGATGAAGCACCAGCTTCTTCACCGATTTCTTTCTCTGCAGCCAATAACAGAAAAACTAACAGTACTCCATGGAtggattcttcttcttctttcaatGGCGAAGATTATCATCATCAGCAACAGTTGATTCTTTCACCTTCAACCCCAAACCCTCGTGGGTCAAGGAATTTTTTGAGTGGAGATTGTTCAAGCAAGGGATTTAATATTGATGAACAGATGAATAACAATGATGATAATAAGAATGGAGGTGGTGATCCTGATCTTGGATGGGTGAATGAGCTCTTGATGTAG